A genomic stretch from Microcebus murinus isolate Inina chromosome 11, M.murinus_Inina_mat1.0, whole genome shotgun sequence includes:
- the BTF3 gene encoding transcription factor BTF3 isoform X2 — translation MKETIMNQEKLAKLQAQVRIGGKGTARRKKKVVHRTATADDKKLQFSLKKLGVNNISGIEEVNMFTNQGTVIHFNNPKVQASLAANTFTITGHAETKQLTEMLPSILNQLGADSLTSLRRLAEALPKQSVDGKAPLATGEDDDDEVPDLVENFDEASKNEAN, via the exons ATGAAAGAAACTATCATGAATCAAGAGAAACTCGCCAAACTGCAGGCACAAGTGCGCATTGGTGGGAAA GGAACTGCTCGCAGAAAGAAGAAGGTGGTTCATAGAACAGCTACCGCAGATGATAAAAAACTTCAGTTCTCCTTAAAGAAATTAGGAGTAAACAATATCTCTGGTATTGAAGAG gtgAATATGTTTACAAACCAAGGAACAGTGATCCACTTTAACAACCCTAAAGTTCAGGCATCTCTGGCAGCAAACACTTTCACCATTACGGGCCATGCTGAGACAAAGCAGCTGACAGAAATGCTACCCAGCATCTTAAACCAGCTTGGTGCAGACAGTCTGACTAGTTTAAGGAGACTGGCTGAAGCTCTGCCCAAACAAT CTGTGGATGGAAAAGCACCACTTGCTACTggagaggatgatgatgatgaagttCCAG atcTTGTGGAGAATTTTGATGAGGCTTCCAAGAATGAGGCAAACTGA
- the BTF3 gene encoding transcription factor BTF3 isoform X1 yields the protein MRRTGAPTQADSRGRGRARGGCPGGEATLSLPPPRGGTRGQEPQMKETIMNQEKLAKLQAQVRIGGKGTARRKKKVVHRTATADDKKLQFSLKKLGVNNISGIEEVNMFTNQGTVIHFNNPKVQASLAANTFTITGHAETKQLTEMLPSILNQLGADSLTSLRRLAEALPKQSVDGKAPLATGEDDDDEVPDLVENFDEASKNEAN from the exons ATGCGACGGACAGGCGCACCCACTCAGGCTGACTCTCGGGGGCGAGGTCGAGCCAGGGGCGGCTGCCCTGGGGGCGAGGCGACGCTGTCTCTTCCTCCACCTCGCGGCGGAACCCGAGGACAGGAGCCTCAG ATGAAAGAAACTATCATGAATCAAGAGAAACTCGCCAAACTGCAGGCACAAGTGCGCATTGGTGGGAAA GGAACTGCTCGCAGAAAGAAGAAGGTGGTTCATAGAACAGCTACCGCAGATGATAAAAAACTTCAGTTCTCCTTAAAGAAATTAGGAGTAAACAATATCTCTGGTATTGAAGAG gtgAATATGTTTACAAACCAAGGAACAGTGATCCACTTTAACAACCCTAAAGTTCAGGCATCTCTGGCAGCAAACACTTTCACCATTACGGGCCATGCTGAGACAAAGCAGCTGACAGAAATGCTACCCAGCATCTTAAACCAGCTTGGTGCAGACAGTCTGACTAGTTTAAGGAGACTGGCTGAAGCTCTGCCCAAACAAT CTGTGGATGGAAAAGCACCACTTGCTACTggagaggatgatgatgatgaagttCCAG atcTTGTGGAGAATTTTGATGAGGCTTCCAAGAATGAGGCAAACTGA